The following are encoded together in the Aerococcus mictus genome:
- a CDS encoding CamS family sex pheromone protein has protein sequence MKKRIQHMIVIGLASLSLLVACGRDAQPKSTAGQTQTTEESSSEEEESGKKNTLTEAYYPAAIKDGSYPLSNSRGTLSSRTSQANLENMERGLYELMKNAYPTDEYSLAEGQVLSKDKITSWLKPKSNDNPEGLNPEASAASDRDQFQPRYLNSILEYNLMQENGDDYDLKVISLGLAMNAEDRFQNKDSEETIEISRDQALQEGKAMAQTIVERIRQEGKYGQTPIQIALFYNDKQNSLGGGAYMAEAIAEPGAGLGKWKEYNRQYVVYGVDQAPREEDNTSFSRFRGEIESFFPELSGIVGVGQYDNGKLNGIDFHINTPFDGYTENIALVQHVIASLDAIYPKDVQMQVTVEGPSRMTANITRLSGQGKFQYTVY, from the coding sequence GTGAAAAAACGCATCCAACATATGATCGTGATTGGCTTAGCGTCACTGAGCCTTTTAGTAGCTTGTGGGAGGGACGCCCAACCCAAATCAACCGCTGGGCAAACCCAAACCACGGAAGAATCAAGTAGTGAAGAGGAAGAAAGTGGTAAGAAGAATACCCTTACCGAGGCTTACTATCCTGCCGCTATCAAAGATGGCAGCTATCCCTTGAGTAACAGCCGGGGGACCCTGTCTAGTCGAACCAGCCAGGCCAACCTGGAAAATATGGAACGGGGCCTCTATGAATTAATGAAGAATGCCTATCCGACCGATGAGTATTCCTTGGCGGAAGGCCAGGTCCTATCCAAAGACAAGATCACTTCCTGGCTCAAGCCCAAGTCAAATGACAATCCTGAAGGGCTTAACCCCGAAGCCAGCGCCGCGAGCGACCGCGATCAATTCCAACCCCGTTACCTGAATTCCATCTTGGAATATAATTTAATGCAAGAAAATGGGGATGACTATGACCTGAAAGTCATCAGTCTCGGCCTGGCCATGAATGCCGAAGACCGCTTCCAAAACAAAGATAGTGAAGAAACCATAGAAATTAGCCGGGACCAAGCCCTCCAAGAAGGCAAGGCCATGGCCCAAACTATCGTGGAGCGTATCCGCCAAGAAGGCAAATACGGCCAAACACCGATTCAAATCGCCCTTTTCTATAATGATAAGCAGAACAGTCTCGGGGGCGGGGCTTATATGGCAGAAGCTATTGCTGAACCCGGAGCGGGCCTAGGTAAGTGGAAGGAATACAACCGCCAATACGTGGTCTACGGGGTCGACCAAGCCCCACGCGAGGAAGATAATACCTCATTCAGCCGTTTCCGTGGTGAAATCGAGTCCTTCTTCCCAGAATTGAGCGGGATTGTGGGTGTTGGCCAATACGATAACGGCAAGCTCAATGGGATTGACTTCCATATCAACACCCCATTTGACGGTTATACCGAAAACATCGCCCTGGTCCAACACGTCATCGCTAGTCTGGATGCCATCTATCCCAAAGACGTGCAAATGCAGGTAACCGTCGAAGGCCCAAGCCGAATGACCGCCAACATCACCCGCTTGTCTGGCCAAGGTAAGTTTCAATATACAGTGTATTAA
- the gatB gene encoding Asp-tRNA(Asn)/Glu-tRNA(Gln) amidotransferase subunit GatB: MNYESVIGLEIHVELKTQSKVFSPTPTSFGADPNTQTNVIDWGYPGVLPVTNHHAVEFGLRAALALNCEVNPVQSFDRKNYFYPDNPKAYQITQLDRPLGEHGYVDIELENGETKRIRIERIHLEEDAGKSIHDEGDTLVDLNRQGTPLVEIVSEADMRSPEEAYAYLEKIRETMMFIDVSDVKMEEGSMRCDANISLRPYGQEEFGTKTEIKNLNSFSNVRRGLAYEEKRQAQVLNRGDRVVQSTLRWDKDNQKTVLMRVKEGEADYRYFPEPDLPEFTVSEEWLDEIRKSIPEMPAERRKRYVEEYDLPDYDAMVLTQTLVMSDFFDEAVKLGGDPKQVSNWLMGEVSAYMNDNEKTLDEIGLTPENLTEMIDLIANGTISSKIGKKVFKHLAENGGSAKEYVEKEGLVQISDPETLLPMINEVIDNNPQSLEDYRAGKKKAMGYLVGQLMKQTKGQANPQVLNKLLKQELDKR, encoded by the coding sequence ATGAATTATGAATCAGTTATTGGCTTAGAGATCCACGTGGAATTAAAAACTCAATCCAAAGTTTTCTCCCCAACACCCACCAGTTTTGGTGCCGATCCTAATACCCAAACCAACGTTATTGACTGGGGTTACCCAGGTGTCCTACCAGTAACCAACCACCACGCCGTTGAATTTGGCTTACGGGCTGCTTTGGCTTTGAACTGTGAAGTGAACCCGGTCCAAAGCTTTGACCGGAAGAATTACTTCTATCCTGACAACCCTAAGGCCTACCAAATTACCCAATTAGACCGCCCTTTAGGGGAACACGGCTATGTGGATATTGAACTCGAAAACGGGGAAACCAAACGTATCCGCATTGAACGGATCCACTTGGAAGAAGACGCTGGGAAGAGTATCCACGATGAAGGCGATACCTTAGTGGACTTAAACCGCCAAGGGACTCCGCTCGTGGAAATCGTTTCTGAAGCTGACATGCGTTCACCAGAAGAAGCCTACGCTTACCTGGAAAAAATCCGCGAAACCATGATGTTTATCGATGTTTCTGACGTGAAGATGGAAGAAGGGTCCATGCGTTGTGACGCCAACATCTCCTTGCGCCCTTATGGCCAAGAAGAATTCGGAACCAAAACCGAAATTAAGAACCTTAACTCCTTCTCCAACGTCCGTCGTGGTTTAGCTTATGAAGAAAAACGCCAAGCCCAAGTCTTAAACCGTGGTGACCGGGTCGTTCAGTCCACCCTCCGTTGGGACAAGGATAACCAAAAAACCGTCCTCATGCGGGTGAAAGAAGGGGAAGCTGACTACCGTTATTTCCCAGAACCTGACCTTCCTGAATTTACCGTCAGTGAAGAATGGTTGGACGAAATTAGAAAATCTATCCCAGAAATGCCGGCTGAACGTCGGAAACGTTATGTAGAAGAATACGACTTACCAGACTATGACGCTATGGTCTTAACCCAAACCCTAGTCATGTCCGACTTCTTCGATGAAGCGGTTAAACTGGGTGGCGATCCTAAGCAAGTCTCCAACTGGTTGATGGGTGAAGTGTCCGCCTACATGAATGACAATGAAAAGACCTTAGATGAAATTGGTCTTACCCCAGAAAACTTGACCGAAATGATCGACTTGATTGCCAACGGAACCATTTCTTCAAAAATTGGTAAGAAAGTCTTCAAGCACCTAGCCGAAAATGGCGGCTCTGCCAAGGAATATGTGGAAAAAGAAGGTCTGGTGCAAATTTCTGACCCAGAAACCTTGCTACCAATGATTAACGAAGTCATTGACAACAACCCACAATCCCTCGAAGACTACCGGGCTGGTAAGAAGAAAGCCATGGGTTACTTAGTTGGCCAATTAATGAAACAAACCAAGGGTCAAGCTAACCCACAAGTCTTGAATAAACTCTTAAAACAAGAATTAGATAAACGTTAA
- the gatA gene encoding Asp-tRNA(Asn)/Glu-tRNA(Gln) amidotransferase subunit GatA, translating to MSRFDESIKGLNQQLVDGEITAVELVQSTIDRIKELDETYKAFLCLDEEGALAAAKASDEKGYSTDRPLQGIPIGIKDNIITEGIETTASSHILEGFVPVYQSAVVEALEAAGAITIGKLNLDEFAMGSSTETSYFGPSKNPWDTSRVPGGSSGGSAAAVASGEVVASLGSDTGGSIRQPAAYNGIVGMKPTYGRVSRWGLIAFGSSLDQIGPMTRTVEDNALVLNAIAGHDHRDSTTADIEVPDFTAQLGDSIEGLRIAVPEEFFTNGIEADVQDRVEKAIDQLESMGAIVEKVHFPLLKYGIPVYYIVASSEASSNLQRFDGVRYGYRADDIQDLEDLYVRSRSEGFGDEVKMRIMLGTFSLSSGYYDAYFKKAGKVRTMIRQEFEELFEKYDVVAGPVTTSTAFKFGEKSDDPIEMYLADLLTVPVNLAGLPSISVPCGFDSDNLPIGLQLIGNYFDEATLYKTAYAYEQATDHHTKHPE from the coding sequence ATGAGTCGATTTGATGAAAGCATTAAAGGCTTAAACCAACAATTGGTCGATGGAGAAATCACTGCCGTTGAATTGGTACAGTCTACCATTGACCGTATTAAGGAACTTGATGAAACTTACAAGGCCTTTCTTTGCTTAGACGAAGAAGGCGCTCTTGCAGCTGCAAAAGCCAGTGATGAAAAAGGTTATTCCACCGACCGTCCCCTACAAGGGATTCCGATCGGGATTAAGGATAACATCATTACCGAAGGGATTGAAACGACCGCTTCTTCCCATATCTTGGAAGGCTTCGTCCCCGTTTACCAATCTGCTGTGGTGGAAGCCTTAGAAGCCGCTGGAGCCATTACTATTGGTAAGCTAAACTTGGACGAATTTGCTATGGGGTCTTCTACGGAAACTTCATACTTTGGACCAAGTAAAAACCCTTGGGACACCAGCCGGGTACCAGGTGGTTCTTCCGGTGGTTCTGCAGCCGCTGTGGCCAGTGGTGAAGTCGTTGCTTCCCTAGGTTCTGATACCGGTGGTTCTATCCGCCAACCAGCCGCCTATAACGGGATTGTAGGGATGAAACCTACTTATGGTCGGGTATCACGCTGGGGTTTAATTGCCTTCGGGTCTTCCTTAGACCAAATTGGGCCAATGACTAGAACCGTTGAAGATAACGCCTTAGTGCTTAATGCTATTGCCGGCCATGACCACCGTGACTCCACCACAGCCGACATTGAAGTGCCTGACTTCACCGCCCAATTAGGCGACAGTATCGAAGGTTTACGGATCGCTGTTCCTGAAGAATTCTTCACCAACGGGATCGAAGCTGACGTCCAAGACCGCGTAGAAAAAGCCATTGACCAACTTGAATCCATGGGAGCCATCGTGGAAAAAGTTCACTTCCCACTCTTAAAATACGGGATTCCAGTTTACTACATTGTGGCTTCTTCAGAAGCTTCTTCCAACTTGCAACGTTTTGACGGCGTTCGCTACGGCTACCGCGCTGACGATATCCAAGACTTGGAAGACCTCTATGTCCGCAGCCGTTCAGAAGGCTTCGGTGACGAAGTGAAAATGCGGATTATGTTAGGGACCTTCTCCCTATCATCAGGTTACTATGATGCTTACTTCAAGAAAGCCGGTAAGGTCCGTACCATGATCCGTCAAGAATTTGAAGAACTCTTTGAAAAATATGATGTTGTTGCTGGTCCAGTAACCACTTCAACCGCCTTCAAATTCGGCGAAAAATCCGACGACCCAATCGAAATGTACTTAGCTGACCTCTTAACTGTTCCTGTGAACTTGGCCGGCCTACCAAGTATTTCGGTGCCTTGTGGCTTTGACAGCGATAACTTACCAATTGGTCTACAATTAATTGGTAACTACTTCGATGAAGCGACCTTGTACAAGACCGCTTATGCCTACGAACAAGCTACCGACCACCATACCAAACATCCAGAGTAG
- a CDS encoding G5 domain-containing protein — protein sequence MEKNYRYAIRKTTLGVGSVAIAAFLAGQGQEVQAAEQPSQPSSALAVDAVNPADQAGFYAAEGAAVNTDQPASGDAASTSGLPADTVNMPIVPASVTNPDNVNYSEDEKNVGTYRQSEMANNGITHTATEQSGKTEGVSHVVTNPSASSDDKRTYGIDISFDRNDSERTYNHVSFTDSKLNAPVRTNRTVEFENVGSSTALNGKNVDYKPTEGARIDANGPQRNINSTLSQEDLKHINNVNNKETTISFRDKYNINNLDTDKQLLNSGNFGFTFGVNPYPNENANLSLIKVAGDTNVNRVAVKEGYIKTGAHIKNLDPADYDRVVGQVYHPDGSVVKEANAFIITPKNIDEFKTKLGDDIKLGQIIFAMPKGALEDPNSIFNTEKFKGIQSLKAQFFARPRTAAEFQEAADTKNMYETGVPTMEEYKTAVAEGWDTSPFKYVETGAGTQTLNHNGKEVIADKQGIARYDNYNLLGEITVNLDDTRYYDQSFIDNDKQDTEDHTSSSIFPGKAFKVEMYEPTGDKAKPNQKSGKEMNAARNRGEATGVINKDFINIENQKIADRLGKKVEDLREDEKWTITHDISDLSTFSIKAPKNAKAGEFIAVSVDYTYTNGSKDTHWFHFVVQDSNNNRPEYPAEVGFQGDTLTNKPIIKPDPEPDPEKKKRLPKSYELIPQEGGYKDDKGNIWENVTIDKDTGVVTATVPENATIIGGENIFIPVKVNYQDKKSEQWSSEEVAAQFIARPKYKTTVTDTDDKLIPYETKEVIDETLPAGTIQVVTPGKPGKERTIFEQDVINGQKGLVDPATGQFTAGDQLFRKRTETIEEKQDRLVKVGVKPVEETVAIPRPVEVEVDPNMEPTAEPVVVEEGQDGVVTVKTTRDPQTGAVTITKATTKPAQPKKVKVGTKTTGKVVDTDEIPFKYTVEFDPDFYKNYPDATENYKVVTPGQAGSNKKTWTIENSKVVGEPVVETVAPVNAVIKVGQKDYTGSFETVDKDPIPYETEYIVDNTLEPGKEIVENPGALGEKTTTTIHTIQNGQVTASTPGQSLQTKVPVKRVVRIGAKSNGSHQVTEPIPFQVEVKKDPSLKKGEYKLETPGKSGSQTKTLTIENSQVTATSEPTINEQARNAVVLVGDQDFTGEVSHDVTEKVPFPVKVIEDPTLDKGTYHVDQEGIPGSKTTTYSQAIKNGTADGALTSTVKAESAPQEHIIRVGTKPLTGSTTVMTTNQKPFDVEIEYDNTKPAGSVEVVPNTGVPGEESKTTPVTAQDGTVTPGTTTTTETKAPVNKKIIVGTQGYNGEFSHEYTNVLPFETEVEVDPSLAPNAVVEVQKGQLGETTTKVTQSISNGVPGEKVVSDPVQTKAPVNRKIKVGAKTEGVHTYTEKLPFSYTVEYDPAIEAGKYEIVTPGAVGSRTTEWPITNSVVGQGKVTQETPATNALIKIGNKDFTGQVTHTETVPVPNTVEIRYNPNVKAGETKVLKQASQVLLMSPTVKLSRMAKLMVNSRRPKPTAWNQ from the coding sequence ATGGAGAAGAATTATAGATATGCAATAAGAAAAACCACCTTGGGGGTGGGAAGTGTCGCCATTGCTGCCTTCTTAGCTGGTCAAGGCCAAGAAGTGCAAGCTGCAGAACAGCCTAGTCAGCCAAGTTCGGCCCTGGCAGTTGATGCAGTGAATCCAGCTGACCAAGCTGGCTTCTACGCCGCAGAAGGGGCAGCAGTCAACACTGACCAACCCGCTTCCGGTGATGCCGCTAGCACGTCCGGCCTACCTGCGGATACTGTCAATATGCCGATTGTGCCAGCGAGTGTGACGAATCCAGACAATGTAAACTATTCGGAAGATGAGAAAAATGTTGGTACCTACCGGCAGTCAGAAATGGCTAATAATGGGATTACTCATACTGCTACGGAACAATCTGGTAAGACTGAAGGGGTAAGCCATGTCGTTACCAATCCTTCAGCAAGTTCAGATGATAAGAGAACTTATGGGATTGATATCTCATTTGACCGGAATGATTCTGAGAGGACTTATAATCATGTTTCTTTCACTGATTCTAAACTGAATGCACCAGTTAGAACTAATAGAACTGTAGAATTTGAAAATGTGGGGTCTTCTACAGCTTTAAATGGTAAAAATGTCGATTATAAACCAACTGAAGGTGCTAGGATTGACGCTAATGGACCTCAGAGAAATATTAACTCTACTTTGAGTCAAGAAGACCTAAAACATATTAATAATGTAAATAATAAAGAAACTACTATTTCCTTTAGGGATAAATATAATATAAATAATTTAGATACAGATAAACAATTATTAAATAGTGGTAATTTTGGCTTCACTTTTGGTGTCAACCCCTATCCAAATGAAAATGCTAATTTATCTCTGATTAAGGTAGCTGGAGATACCAATGTTAACCGTGTAGCTGTTAAAGAAGGTTATATTAAGACAGGGGCCCATATTAAAAATCTCGATCCTGCTGACTATGACCGGGTAGTGGGCCAAGTCTACCATCCAGATGGTTCTGTAGTAAAAGAAGCTAACGCCTTCATTATTACCCCTAAGAATATTGATGAATTCAAAACTAAATTAGGGGATGATATTAAACTTGGCCAAATTATCTTTGCCATGCCTAAGGGTGCCTTGGAAGATCCAAATTCTATCTTCAACACCGAAAAATTTAAAGGCATCCAAAGCCTTAAGGCCCAATTCTTTGCTCGACCACGAACCGCTGCGGAATTCCAAGAAGCTGCTGACACCAAGAACATGTATGAAACCGGTGTTCCGACAATGGAAGAATATAAGACAGCCGTTGCAGAGGGCTGGGACACTTCCCCTTTCAAATACGTCGAAACCGGTGCCGGCACTCAGACTCTTAACCACAACGGGAAGGAAGTTATAGCCGATAAGCAAGGTATCGCCCGCTACGATAACTATAATTTGTTAGGTGAAATTACAGTTAACCTGGACGACACTCGATACTATGACCAATCTTTCATTGATAATGACAAACAGGATACCGAAGATCACACCTCCTCTTCTATCTTTCCAGGTAAAGCATTTAAGGTTGAAATGTACGAGCCTACAGGTGATAAAGCTAAACCAAATCAAAAATCTGGTAAAGAGATGAATGCGGCTAGAAATAGAGGAGAAGCTACGGGCGTTATCAATAAAGACTTCATTAATATTGAAAACCAAAAAATAGCTGATCGCTTAGGGAAAAAAGTAGAGGATTTAAGAGAAGATGAGAAGTGGACTATCACACATGATATAAGTGATCTCTCTACCTTCTCTATTAAAGCACCTAAGAACGCTAAAGCTGGTGAATTTATAGCTGTCTCTGTAGATTACACCTACACCAACGGCTCAAAGGATACCCACTGGTTCCACTTTGTAGTTCAAGACTCTAACAACAATCGTCCAGAATATCCTGCTGAGGTAGGTTTCCAAGGGGATACTTTAACGAATAAACCTATTATTAAACCTGACCCAGAACCTGACCCAGAAAAGAAAAAACGGTTACCGAAATCCTATGAGCTCATTCCTCAAGAGGGTGGCTACAAGGATGATAAAGGCAATATCTGGGAAAATGTAACAATTGATAAAGATACAGGTGTGGTCACAGCCACTGTTCCTGAAAATGCGACGATTATTGGGGGAGAAAATATCTTCATCCCTGTTAAGGTCAATTACCAAGATAAAAAATCTGAGCAATGGTCGAGTGAAGAAGTGGCCGCCCAATTCATCGCCCGTCCGAAATACAAGACAACCGTTACCGACACCGATGACAAGCTGATCCCTTATGAAACTAAGGAAGTCATCGATGAAACTCTGCCTGCAGGAACCATCCAAGTGGTGACCCCAGGTAAACCTGGTAAGGAACGGACCATCTTCGAACAAGATGTGATCAATGGCCAAAAAGGTCTGGTTGACCCTGCCACTGGCCAATTTACAGCTGGCGACCAACTTTTCCGCAAACGGACCGAAACCATTGAAGAGAAACAAGACCGTTTAGTGAAGGTTGGGGTTAAACCGGTTGAAGAAACTGTGGCGATCCCTCGACCTGTTGAAGTTGAAGTGGATCCAAATATGGAACCGACTGCTGAACCGGTCGTTGTGGAGGAAGGCCAAGACGGCGTAGTTACCGTGAAAACGACCAGAGACCCTCAAACTGGTGCGGTCACTATCACGAAGGCTACGACGAAACCAGCTCAGCCTAAGAAAGTCAAAGTCGGTACCAAGACTACCGGAAAGGTTGTCGATACCGATGAAATTCCATTCAAGTATACGGTGGAATTCGATCCGGACTTCTACAAGAACTATCCTGATGCGACCGAAAACTACAAGGTCGTGACCCCAGGACAAGCCGGTTCCAATAAGAAGACCTGGACCATTGAGAACTCCAAGGTTGTGGGCGAGCCGGTCGTTGAAACGGTAGCCCCAGTCAATGCGGTGATCAAGGTGGGCCAAAAAGACTACACCGGCAGCTTTGAAACCGTCGACAAGGATCCAATTCCTTATGAAACTGAATATATTGTTGATAATACCCTTGAACCTGGTAAGGAAATAGTGGAAAACCCAGGTGCTCTCGGTGAGAAGACCACCACAACTATCCATACCATCCAAAATGGTCAGGTGACGGCTTCCACCCCAGGTCAAAGCCTTCAAACTAAAGTCCCAGTCAAACGGGTGGTCCGCATTGGCGCCAAGTCCAATGGCAGCCACCAAGTGACTGAACCAATTCCATTCCAAGTGGAAGTCAAGAAGGACCCAAGTTTGAAGAAGGGCGAATACAAGCTTGAAACCCCAGGTAAGTCAGGCAGTCAGACCAAGACCCTGACCATCGAAAACTCCCAAGTGACCGCTACTTCTGAACCAACTATCAATGAACAAGCTAGAAATGCGGTCGTTTTAGTGGGTGACCAAGACTTTACCGGCGAAGTTAGCCACGATGTGACCGAAAAAGTCCCATTCCCAGTCAAGGTCATTGAAGATCCGACCCTAGACAAGGGCACCTACCATGTGGACCAAGAAGGGATTCCAGGGTCTAAGACCACGACTTATAGCCAAGCCATCAAGAATGGGACAGCGGATGGCGCCCTGACTTCAACTGTCAAAGCGGAAAGCGCGCCTCAAGAACACATTATTCGTGTTGGCACCAAGCCTTTAACTGGCTCTACCACTGTGATGACCACCAACCAAAAACCATTCGATGTGGAAATCGAATACGACAATACGAAGCCTGCTGGAAGCGTTGAAGTCGTGCCAAACACAGGGGTGCCAGGTGAAGAAAGCAAGACCACTCCAGTAACTGCTCAAGATGGGACGGTGACCCCAGGAACCACCACCACGACCGAAACCAAGGCACCTGTCAATAAGAAGATTATTGTCGGGACTCAAGGCTATAACGGCGAATTCAGCCATGAATACACCAATGTCCTGCCTTTTGAAACCGAAGTTGAAGTGGACCCAAGTCTGGCTCCAAATGCAGTGGTTGAAGTTCAAAAAGGCCAGCTAGGCGAAACGACCACCAAGGTGACCCAAAGTATTAGCAATGGTGTTCCTGGTGAAAAAGTGGTTTCTGATCCGGTTCAGACCAAGGCGCCAGTCAACCGCAAGATCAAGGTGGGCGCTAAGACAGAAGGTGTCCATACTTACACTGAAAAACTGCCATTTAGCTACACGGTAGAATACGACCCAGCTATCGAAGCCGGCAAGTATGAAATCGTGACCCCAGGTGCAGTGGGCTCACGGACCACCGAATGGCCAATTACTAACTCTGTGGTCGGCCAAGGCAAGGTGACTCAAGAAACCCCTGCGACCAATGCTTTAATCAAGATCGGCAACAAGGACTTTACCGGCCAAGTAACCCATACCGAAACGGTACCGGTACCGAATACGGTGGAAATCCGCTACAACCCCAACGTCAAAGCTGGCGAGACCAAGGTCCTGAAGCAGGCAAGCCAGGTTCTGTTGATGTCACCTACAGTCAAGCTATCAAGAATGGCCAAGCTGATGGTGAACTCAAGAAGACCGAAGCCAACCGCGTGGAACCAGTAA
- the gatC gene encoding Asp-tRNA(Asn)/Glu-tRNA(Gln) amidotransferase subunit GatC, whose translation MSISEQDFKHVAQLAKLSFSDEEVGPMNDRFTEILDMVEQLSEVDTEGVEVMTHGINLKNIMRDDQAEAGTDRDLMLKNAPTKRDGFIVVPASFDESED comes from the coding sequence ATGTCTATCAGCGAACAAGACTTTAAACACGTGGCACAACTTGCAAAACTATCCTTTTCTGACGAAGAGGTAGGTCCCATGAACGACCGCTTTACTGAAATCCTCGACATGGTTGAACAACTCTCTGAAGTGGATACCGAAGGGGTTGAAGTCATGACCCACGGCATTAACTTAAAAAATATTATGCGTGATGACCAAGCTGAAGCAGGTACCGATCGCGACTTAATGTTAAAAAATGCGCCAACCAAACGGGATGGCTTTATCGTCGTACCAGCCAGTTTTGATGAAAGTGAGGATTAA